GACGGCATCCTCCGGCTCCTGTGGGCGCCTGGCGAACAGGGGCCGGTGAACACATCGGCGGGACGCACGAGATGACGGTTCTCGCGACCGCCCAGATGATCCGCGACATCGTCGGCTCGTCCTAGTCCATCGAGTTCGTCGCCCGCCACCAGGACGACCCGGGCCTGCGGCGGCCGGACATCAGCCGGGCCGAACGGCCCCTCGGCCGGCGGTCGGCGGTGAGTATCGAAGCCGGGATCAAGAGGACCATCGACTGGTTCCTGGCGAACAGCGTCCCCGTCGGCTCCTGACGCGTCCGTACGGTTCGCCGTGCCGCGTGGCGCTCGGCGGCGCGGGCACGGCGAACCGTACGGGTCGGGGGCGTGGCGCACGCCGCCGGTACGTCAGCCCAAGGCGGCCATCAGGCCGGTGACGTAGCTGTCCAGGCGCTGTTCCAGGACGCTGGTCGTGAGATCGGTCCGCCCTGCGGACTGGTAGGCCTGCGCCCACAGGTCGATCTCCTCGGAGCACGACAGCGCGTCCCGCACCAGCCAGTACAGGCGCTCGCCCGGCTTCGTCGCCAGCTTCCCGCCCGCCTCCTCGTACGCCTCGGCGAAACGCAGCCCCCACGACAGGTCGTGGAGGAGCGCCAGATTGGTGGAGCAGTGGGCGACATCGAGGTCCGCCGGACCCCAGGAGGGCTGTGACCAGTCGACGACGCCGATGATCCGGGCCTCGTCCGGGCGGGACGGCGGCACGTCGAACAGGACGTTGCCCGGCTGGAAGTCGCGGTGCAGGAACCGGCCTTCGTACGACGGGGCGGGCTCGCGGATCACGTCGGTCGCCGCGGCCCAGACGGCCTCCTGGCCGCCCTTCGGCACGACGACCGACTCTGGCGTCGTCAACGTAGTGAACGTCCGGGGTCGCACGACGGGCTGGAGCGCGTGGATGGCGACGAGCTGACGGGCCAGCAGGGGAGCGCGGGTCTCGACGCCCTCGTCGTCGAGGACCGAGCGGCCCTCCAGGTGCGTCATCAGCAGTGAGGGGTACTCGCAGTGCGCGGCCGTCGGGTCGACCGCGACCGGATCCGGCGCGAGCACCCCGGTCCCACCGAGGAGTTCCAGGGCGCCGGCCTCCCTGGTCAGCCACTCCTCGGCATTCCGCAAGTAGAACGGGTCGACGAAACTGCGCAGCACGAGGTGACGGGTGACGGCGTCCTGGGTGCCGATGGTCAGCTTGAGCATTTCCGCGGTCATGCCGCCGTGCAGCGTCGCGGTCTTGACGACCCGCTCGCCGCTGTCCAGATGTCGGTTCACCCAGGCGAGAGTCTTCGGCCGCAGATTCATGTCGTCATGAAAGGTATGCACAGGGTCATTTGAACACGCGGTGCCAGACGGCGAAAGCGTATGCGGCGGGCCCGAACTTCCGTTTTCCGAAAGCGACTTCGCCGCATCAACGGCCGGGCCGAACTCTGTTATGGTTCCGTCGAAAAGACGAGGCCGACCGAAGAATTGCAACCCGCATCAGGGTGAACTGGACGGAACTCTTCATGGCGCGTTGGGAGAATATCTACATCGCGGCGACGGCGGTGGACCTGCCGCCCGCCGTCCCGGTATCCGAGGCGGTGGCGGACGACAGTTATCCGGAGAAACTCGCGGGGCGCACACTGCAGCGCACCGTCGCGGCCGCTCCGGCGGACGAGCCCCCGGCCGCGTTCGCCGCCCGCGCGCAGCGAAGGCGGCCCTGGCGGAGTCGGGGTACGCCTTCGACGATGTCGGGCTGCTCGTCCACACGTCGGTCCTGGACCCGTCGCCCCGGATGTCGAATCCCGTGATGTGGCTCGAGCGGGAGATCGGACCGGGCGGCTTCCGTGACGTGGCGCAGCTGATGAACGGCTGCGACGGGGTGGTGAACGGCATGCGCTGGGCCGCCGCCCGCCTCACCTGCGAGACCGAACACGGGGCCGCGCTGGTCACCGCCGCCGAGAGCTGGCAGTCGAAAGAGGTGATCGACCGGTGGACCGTCGACCCGGACACCTCGTTCGGAGACGGCGGAGCGGCGCTGGTCATGTCCAGGGACCACGGGATCGCCCGCCTTCTCGCGGCCGTCAGCCACACGCAGCCGCATCTCGAGGGGGTACACCGAGGCCCTCGCGTGTTTGGCCGGGGCGTCAGCCTTCCGGTGGTCCTCTCCCGGCGTTCCCGAGCCTTTTACGAGACGTCCGACATCTCTCGCGAAGAAGCTTGGAAGATGCGCGGAGAAGGAATTGGCACCGTCATCGACAAAGTACTGGCGGATGCCGGCGTCGCACGCGAAAAAGTGGCCCGTGTGGTGCTCCCATTCAGAGGGCGCCAGGTCCTCGAAGAAGGGTATTCCCCCTACCTCGGAGACCTCGAACCCGCGCGCTCCAGCGAGGAACGGGGACGCGAGATCGGACATCTGGGCGGGGCGGATCCTATCGCTGCCCTCCACTACTCGATCGCGTCGGGCGAACTCTCCCCGGGGGACCACGCCGTCGTCTTCAGCGAGGGCGTGGGAATCGTGCAGTCCGCCGTTCTCGTCCAGGTCGTCTGAATGACCACGCAATTCGGATACGGGAACGTCCGCATCGCCGTGGCCGCGCGGACCGGCACCGCCACCCCCAGCGGAGACGCGATAGCCATCCACGTCCAGGCCGACGGCACCACCGCAGCAGCCGTGGTCGACGGCATCGGCCACAGCCACCGCGTCGCGTCCGTGGCGGAGCTGCTCGCCACCGTCATGGTACGAGTCGCGGCGCGCCGGGGAAGCCTCGCCGGCCTGCTCACCGGCACCGAGCTGGTGGCCGACAAGGGCGCGGGAGTGACGAACCGGAGCCGGACGCCGTCGCAGTGGTAGCCACGGCGACGGCGACGGAGTCCTGTTCGACGTCCGCGTCGGCCGAAGAGGAGCGGATCCGCGTCGCGTGGGTCGGCGACTGCCGCGCCTACGCACTGGAGGGCGTACGGCTATGGCCGCTGACCGCCGACCACAACCTCGCGGAGCGCCTGGCCCTGGCCGGGTACACCGCCGAGACCCCGCGCCGGGCCGCCACATGGGTCCGCACGACCGTGCGGAGTGCCGCCGTCGCCACCGTGTCGGAGGCCTGGACCCGGTCCCCGCTGGTGGTCCTGATGTCGGACGGGGTCCACGACCAGGTGCCGCACGGCGCGATGGAGGCGCTGGCCCTCCGGTACGAGGATGATCCGCAGGCACTGTCGGAGGCTCTGGTGGCCGCCGCCGCGACCGGCGCGGACGGGATCAGGGACGACACGCCGCCGCCCTCGTGATCCGCCGCGGCTGAGGCAGTCGGGGGCACGGCAGCTCGCCGGCACGGCACCGCGGCGGCAGAGCATCTCACCCGTGACCAGCGAGTTCGGGGGCAATCCTCAGGGAGGGTACGTGTCGAGCAACGAGGGCATCGTCGTGCTGACCACCAGGGAGAAGGAGTGGTGGCTGAGCCTGCAGGAGATCATCCCGGCCACTCGGCGCCCGCCATGGCACAGACCGCCCAGTCCGGCGGCACAGTGAATCCGAAGGAGTCCACGCCCTCGCGGGGCAGGTCCGCCGTGTCCGAGCCCGTGACGATGATGACGGGAAGCCTGTGCCAGACGGTTCGGCGAAGAGCGCGTCATGGGCGAGGTGGCACACGCTGCCCGGCCGCGGGGACTGACCGAGCGGCGCGAACGCCCGGGTCACATCGACCGGAACCCAGTCGGTCACGACAACGCCGGGCCGGACGTCGCCGCCGGTGCTCCGCGTGCTGCCGATGAGAAGGATGGCGGTAGCCCCGGCCCGGCACCGGGACGAGCGGGGTGACCAACCGGGCCCAGAGCCAGTCCGCTGGCCCACCCTCGGCATTGTTCACACGGCCGCCGGGCTGGAGAATGTTCGAGGCCGCGGTGCCCTGGCGGGTGCTTCTGTGCGAGTTCATGTCTTGTCGGTAACACGTCTTCCGGGTGGAGGAGTTTGTGGCAGTGGGAAGGGCGGCTCGTCGGGCAGAACGCACGGCGAGAGTTGAGGAGGCGATCGGGAAGGGTGCGGCTCCCGCAGCGCTCGATCTGCTGGAACTGGTCGAGTTCGCGTGGCACGACTGCTACGGCGACACCACGCCGAGCGAGAACGTGGTCGAGGACATCTTGACGTGCGCCCAGGGTGATCTCGCGCGGATGATCCGATTCGCCCGGCTGGCTGTCGAGGATTGGCGGGATCTGCGGATGACCGCCGACGAGATCAGGTCCGCCGAGAATGGCCGCGGGACCGATGGGCTCGCCCGCTGAGTGCCGTCTGGGTGCGGTCGGTCCAGGTGTCACCGCGCGTGGTCGCCCGGGGCGTATCGGCTCCAGGTTCCTCCGGCCTCGGTGACGGGCCACTGAGTAGACCTGCGTCTCGCTCCGAGCCGGATGGGCTCACCTGCTCCAGCAGCAGCGGGCATGGGCGCGCGTGCATCAGCAGACCCTGCGCTACGGACTCCCGGAGCCGGACGCCACGGTGTCACCGACCTCTTCCGGCGCGGCATGGCCGCCGGCGAGCACATCGAAGCTCCCTGATCCTCGACCTCGCGCTGCTCGCGTCGCGCCCGGGGGCCGCTCGTACGTCCGGCCCCCGGGCGCGACGGGCTGTCTGGTTGTCGGCCACTCGGCCAGGCGCCGAGGTCGTGACGGGCCTTGCGAAGGCGACGATCGCCGGGCCTGCTTCTTCGGGCCGCACCTGCATGCCCGGGACCAACCGGGATCAACCGGAACCGGACGCGAGCAGCAGCACGAACAGGGCCATGGGCGAGAGCAACATCGTCGACACGTGCGCGAGCAGGGTTTTCGGCATGCGCAACACGGCGAAAGACGTCGCACCTACCACCAGCCAGCCGAGGTACAGCTTCCCGGCAGACTGCCAAGCGGCGGTCTCCTCCGCCCGGGTCGTTGGCTCCGCACCGATGACCCCTATGGATGCCAGGAGCAGCACGGCACAGACGAGCAGGTCACCAAGAACGACGATCGCAGCCGCGGGCCTGTCCGCGAGCTTGGTCTGGACCCGGGGTCGTATGGCACTCATAGGATCCGGAGCCTACCCATACCCACGACGGGCCCGTCAGTCGAGCGCGCCGAGCGCGGTGTCCGGCCGGCATCCCGTGCACGCGGCAACGCCCTCGGCGGCCCGCGCCGTGCTTCTTCGGTGGTGAAGCCTCAGGGCGACGGCTTCGTTCCGGGTGGCCTGGTGTTAGTTCTGGGCGGTGTGGGGCCCGTTGTCGCAGTGGTCTGCCCCTGGGCCGGCAAGCTGTGCGGAACGGCTGCAGTGGTCGTCGGTCTGCGCAGGACTGCTCGGATCGGATCGGTCGGCAGTCCACGCAAGGTCAGGGAGGTCTCGTCGGACGGTGGTTGCGCCAGGACGACGGTTCGGGGGCACGCGGGGGATGCGTAGCTGGAAGCATGCTCCGAGGTCCGAGGGGACCAGGACGAGGCTGCCGCCGTGGCGATGGGCGAGTTCACGGGCGATGGGGAGTCCGAGGCCGGTGCCCCCGCGGCCTCGGGTCCGGGCTTCGTCCAGCCGGACGAAACGTTCGAAGACCCGCTCGGATTCTTCGGCGGGGATGCCCGGGCCGTCGTCGTGGACGGACAGTTCGACGTGTGCGACCTGATTCCGGACGGTGATCCGGACGCGGCTTGCGGCGTGGCGGGCGGCGTTGTCGATGAGATTGCGCAGGAGCCGTTCGTGGTCACCGGGGCTGCCGTGCACGTAGGCGGGAGCGGTGGTGTGCGCGGTGAGAGTCACCGGTCGGCCCGGTGGCACCCCCTGCTCGACGAGGCGGTGGGCGAGGGCGGCCAAGTCGAAGGAACCGCTGTCCACCGTGGGTGTATGGGCATCGAGGCGGGCGAGGAGCAGCAGATCCTCGGCGAGGTTTTGAAGGCGTCGGGTCTGCCGCGCTGCGGTGTCGACCGCGACGGGCCAGTCAGTGCGTTCGGGGTAGGCGAGCGCTACTTCCAGGCTGGTCAGCAAGGTGGTGAGGGGGCTGCGGAGTTCGTGCGCGGCATCCGCGACGAAGCGTCTCTGCCGGGCTGCTGCCTCGTCGAGACGTTGCAGGGTGGTGTTGATGGTGGTGGCCAGGGCGGTGATCTCGTGTCCTGTGGCGGGCACGGTGACACGCTCTCTCGGGTCGCCGGCGGTGACCGAGGCGGTGGCGGTGCGGATCGCTTCGACCGGCCGCAGGGCGATGCGTACGGTGAAGTAGGTGACGGCGGAGACCAGCAGCAGGCCGGCAAGTCCGGCTCGCAGCAGCAGGAAATCGATGTTGGCCGTGATCGCCTCGGCGGTGTGGGGGAGCACCACCACATAGACCCGCAAGGTGGCGTCCGGGGAAACACCCAGGGCGTCTCTCTGCTCCCTGGTCAGTTCGCCGGCCCAGATGTCGGTGGTGAGAACGGGGTAGGTCCTGCCGCCCAGGTCGAAGCCGCCGGCCGCGGTGGCGTCGGAGCGCTCCGGGACGCGCAGTTCGTAGGTCGCGTAGCCGAAGCCCCCATCGTCATCATCAATGGGTCTGGAGGAGGCGGGTGGCGCGGGAAGCACATGGTGGCTGCCGGGAGGGAAAGCGTCCATCCCTCCTCCGGACACGACGGGGCTGTTGCGGCCGGTCGCGACCACCTCGTACGGCACGGCGCTCCTCGGGCTGGGAGTCGCTCCTTGCCGTAGTTGGTCGGCGAGCGCGAGGAGAGGGGCCTGGGCCTGGTCCTCGGCGATCTGGGCGCTTTGACGGTAGACGTCGTGGTGCAGCCACCAGCCGATGGCGACCAGGACGGCTGCGACGGTCGAGGCAACGGTCACAGCGGTACGGGAGCGTACGGACCGGGGCCACCGGCGCCGTCGAGCCTCAGCCGCGTTCACGGTCGTCAACCAGCCGGTAGCCGATGCCTCGCACGGTCTGCAGGGACTGCCGGTGGAACGGGGCGTCCACCTTCTTGCGCAGGAGGCTGACGCGCGCCTCCACCAGATTCGGGTCCAGGGCGTCATCGGGCCACGCGTGGTAGAGCAGATCCGCCTTGGAAACGGCCTGGCCCGGCCGGCGGGCGAGGAGTTCCAGAACGGCGAACTCCCGGGGGGTGAGATCCACCCGAGCTCCGGCCCGGCGGCAGACCCGAGCGGCGATGTCCAGCGAGAGGTCCCCGACGGCGAGGACGGGTGGGGCGACGACC
The nucleotide sequence above comes from Streptomyces sp. NBC_01116. Encoded proteins:
- a CDS encoding phosphotransferase family protein, whose protein sequence is MNLRPKTLAWVNRHLDSGERVVKTATLHGGMTAEMLKLTIGTQDAVTRHLVLRSFVDPFYLRNAEEWLTREAGALELLGGTGVLAPDPVAVDPTAAHCEYPSLLMTHLEGRSVLDDEGVETRAPLLARQLVAIHALQPVVRPRTFTTLTTPESVVVPKGGQEAVWAAATDVIREPAPSYEGRFLHRDFQPGNVLFDVPPSRPDEARIIGVVDWSQPSWGPADLDVAHCSTNLALLHDLSWGLRFAEAYEEAGGKLATKPGERLYWLVRDALSCSEEIDLWAQAYQSAGRTDLTTSVLEQRLDSYVTGLMAALG
- a CDS encoding ATP-binding protein, with protein sequence MNAAEARRRRWPRSVRSRTAVTVASTVAAVLVAIGWWLHHDVYRQSAQIAEDQAQAPLLALADQLRQGATPSPRSAVPYEVVATGRNSPVVSGGGMDAFPPGSHHVLPAPPASSRPIDDDDGGFGYATYELRVPERSDATAAGGFDLGGRTYPVLTTDIWAGELTREQRDALGVSPDATLRVYVVVLPHTAEAITANIDFLLLRAGLAGLLLVSAVTYFTVRIALRPVEAIRTATASVTAGDPRERVTVPATGHEITALATTINTTLQRLDEAAARQRRFVADAAHELRSPLTTLLTSLEVALAYPERTDWPVAVDTAARQTRRLQNLAEDLLLLARLDAHTPTVDSGSFDLAALAHRLVEQGVPPGRPVTLTAHTTAPAYVHGSPGDHERLLRNLIDNAARHAASRVRITVRNQVAHVELSVHDDGPGIPAEESERVFERFVRLDEARTRGRGGTGLGLPIARELAHRHGGSLVLVPSDLGACFQLRIPRVPPNRRPGATTVRRDLPDLAWTADRSDPSSPAQTDDHCSRSAQLAGPGADHCDNGPHTAQN